The following DNA comes from Rhodopseudomonas boonkerdii.
TGAACGATGAAGCGCTTACGAGCGCTTCGCGTCGTCCTGGCCGCTGAAACGCGCGCCGGCCTTGTTGCTCAGCATCTGCTTGAGATAGGCGACGTTGGCAGCAGCTTCATCTGGCGGCAGATCGGCACGAACGATCGTCTCAGCCTCGCTGAAGCGGCCCTGCAGGCCGACGACGAGTCCCAGATTTTGCCTGACGCGCGGATCCACAGTCCCGCGTCCCTGCTGTGCCCGGCGGAGCGTCGCTTCGGCCAGCGGCAGATCCTTCGACAGCATGTAGGACAGGCCGAGATTCGACAACACCGAGGGTTCTTCGGGCCGGATCTTCAACGCGTTGTCATAGTAGCGGCGTGCTTCGTCGTGTCGTCCCATCTGGTCGAGCGCAGCGCCCTGCGCCGACAGAATGCGCCAGTCGGGATTGGCCGGTGAATGCGCGGTACCGAGCACTTCGAAAGCGCGTTCGAAATTTCCGGCATCGGCGAGGGCACGGCCATAGCCGGCCATCAGCGCCTTGTTGCCGGGATTGTTGAGTGTCGCCTGTTCGAACACGGAGACAGCCTGCGCGCGTTGCCCGTTGGCGCGCAGCGCCTGGCCATAGCGCATCGCAGCGTCCGCATCGCGCGGATTGGCGCGGAACCGCTCGCCATAGACCCCAATGTCGCGCACAGGATCGACGGGCGGACTCGCCGGCGACGCTTCGGCGCGCGTGCCGATGGAACCGGTGATGTCGGACATGCCCGCGGTCTTGCAGCCGGCAAGGCCGGCGGCCAGAATTGCCGTCGTGGCAGCAGTCACGAGAAACCGCGCAACACAGAAGGGCTGACGCATGGCACTTTGACTCAAGAATGATCCGAATGATCGAACAGATTGGGTCAGCAATAGAGTGTTAACCCTAATGGCTGGTTAATCGGAACGTCCGCTATCATATCCCCGGTTACCACCTCTTGACGCGTTCGGCCGCATAATGGCCTCTTCTCAGCTGCGAGCCTCGCCATGCACTCTACCCTCGACTTATCCCCTATCACACCGGCGATCCCGATCACCTTCGTGACCAAGAGCACCTGGCCGGAGATCGCAGCGACGCTGCCCGCACCGGCAAGGGCGTTCGCCACGGCCAGTGGCTTTTCCAGCAAGCCTGGCGTGTGGCTGGCGCTCCCCGATAGCGAGGGCGCTATTGCGCAGGTGCTGTTCGGGCTCGAGGACAAGGATGCCAAGCATCACGACCTGTTCCGCGCCGGTGTGCTACCAAACGTTTTGCCTCCCGGCACCTATCGTTTTGCCAACGCCCCCCACGACACGCGTCTTGCC
Coding sequences within:
- a CDS encoding tetratricopeptide repeat protein: MRQPFCVARFLVTAATTAILAAGLAGCKTAGMSDITGSIGTRAEASPASPPVDPVRDIGVYGERFRANPRDADAAMRYGQALRANGQRAQAVSVFEQATLNNPGNKALMAGYGRALADAGNFERAFEVLGTAHSPANPDWRILSAQGAALDQMGRHDEARRYYDNALKIRPEEPSVLSNLGLSYMLSKDLPLAEATLRRAQQGRGTVDPRVRQNLGLVVGLQGRFSEAETIVRADLPPDEAAANVAYLKQMLSNKAGARFSGQDDAKRS